AAGTGTTTGGGGCAAAagaataatttctaaaattctcaatttagGAAACGGGATTTAGCtaagcaaaaattaaagaaaaaagtgaatagATTAATCTCAACCTTCTACACGTCCTTTTCATCtgcaattttttctccaaattcaagaaaactcCAATCTCCAATAATCCCAAATGCTCCCCCAGAAatcatcaaatcaatttttatgctgaaaaattacgataaattTCAAGACGTACTAAACTTGACAAGGGCCTAGTTATAGGACCACAGTCGCTTGACCTTAAAATTGGGGTCTATTTTCCATGTCATTGTCCTAATTGgcaagttatttttttattacgtTGAGTCTGCATCaactttaattcaatttttttttcaaaaaaaaaaatatcaaattaactCATTCCGACCAAATTTCAGAACtcctttatatataaaacttggtgaaaaattttaactagTCAAGtactataatatattatgtttgattgctcaatattataattttatcaatttttaactAGTCAGTTGTTCGGAAGAATGAAAAAGCTAAATATGATTcgaattattatattaagaattatatataaacaatattaataataatgtgaaGTAAAAGAGTGAATGCCTGGCATGTTGCTTTCCTCTTCCACAGAAAGAGTGACAAACTTTAAACATATGAAGatgaataaagaatatatacatatatatatatagagagagagagatggttCAAAAAAGATGAAGAGTGTAAGAGCTTTATTCCCCACAATACAACATGTCCCAAGTGTCGTGATGTTGTGAAGCCAAATATTGTGTGTCCGAGCTGGCCACATATATTAGCTTCTTGTGACTTGTTTTTGCATTGTGAGGTCGGTTGCCTTAGGACCATCACCACGACCAATCAACTTGCATTTCTCCTATTCTCTTAGGACAATTGATTTGATGTTTGAATAGGTACTTCCACCTACacacccaagaattttgaTGCCCCCCTCCCCCTTGGCCCCATTACTCTTTCTTATGCACCTAATTGTTTACCATTCCCCCATCAAGaatatttccttctttttcccCTCCCCACATGCCCATCGGTCAAGAATTGTGCTTCGTGTGTGTATGTATCGATCAGAAtctttataattgatttaatgtCTTTAAAATTGTGCATGTATCTTGTACGAGTACATTAGGTAATATTTATACTTGACCACCCAGTGCTGCCCTGCACCTTGCCTTCAAGCCAGGGGCTCTGTGGCCAATCTACTTTGGCCAAGATTGTGTATTTACCTTACCTATTGCTGTCAAAACTCGCATCTTGTGTGTCGGCTTAGTTCCTATAGCTCGCCTACTGGTGTTTGCAAGATTGTTCATGCACCTTGTTTGTTGGTCAGTATCTCTATAATTAACTTCACCTAGCTATTCCTGCCAATATCGTTTTATGTATAACTGCTACCAAGATTGTTTCTGTGTCTTGTTTATCGGTAAATATCCATTTAAATCACTCACTGCTGCCAAAATATTGTTTCTACATTTTGTTTATCGGTCAATATCTCTGTAGTCGATCTATTGTCGTTAAAGTTAAATGTACACGTAGTATCAATTATAATCTCGGTAACTAGCTTGTTGTTGTCAATAACTAAACTCTTAACCACAAGCGCGCGAATCTACAAATAGTACGGTAGgttaaatcaagaatatgaatCCCCACACGTCCCTATTTCATTGCCTTTACATTTCCAAAGCTGCAAGAAAAGTAGAAACTCGCATATGCAGTAGTACCTGAGTGAATGTACGTAAATGACCCTTCAATCCTCCACCCCCACACCacaaagataaagaaaataagaagaacaAGTGAAAAATACAGAGATTCCTCTGATCTCGACGTCATCTCCAAACGAAACACAAATATATACGCATGCatggtctctctctctctctctctaactATCTATAAATACTCCTGCGAGGAGCTCCAACAAATTCATGCAGAAAAAAACACCAAGAAACACTCCCCACATATTgaaaacatacatacataaacaaaccccacaaatatatatataaatatagctGTTTCTAATTCtcttcaagaaaattacatacacatacacgcAGTGGATGCGTGTAGTGTGTGTATAGATCAATGCCAAGGGACAGAGACCCTCTGGTGGTGGGGAGAGTGGTGGGGGATGTGTTGGATCCATTCACAAGATCAGTGGGACTTAGGGTTATTTACAGCAGCAGAGAAGTGAGCAATGGGTGTGAGTTTAGGCCCTCCCAAGTACTCAACCAACCCAGGGTTGATGTTGGAGGGGATGACCTCCGCACCTTCTTCACTCTGGTATCTATCTATATCACACACACTTTCACCCTCCACTGTGTGTGTTCTTCTTCTGTATCTAtctgtatatatctatatctatatatatgatttattggTACTGTTGTAATGGAATTGCAGGTTATGGTGGACCCTGATGCTCCAAGCCCTAGTGATCCCAGTCTCAGAGAATACTTACACTGGTTAGAACAcatatagatacatatatatgtatgtaattttcttgaaatgtagagatatttatttcttttgttgggTGTAATTAATTCTCGGGCtttttttggctaattttattgtatttatattaataattatttgataacttgtatatttttaaaaaaaattggaattataattttcatatatattatatatatgttatttaattttaatttttaatgaatttggtaagataaattattggtAGATAGGGTGATAAATAATCCAAAGGGTATCAAAGATGTATTTGGTTATTGCCCAAtaggttttatttaaaaagactgaaaaatattctaattctTGGGCAGTGaaaatttcactttatttgctgtaattatatatatatatatattcataagaataaaaatgattttattctGCAAAAGtagttgaatttttattttaaattgatttgatgatattatagttctatttttattttttttttgactgaTTTCATTAATTGATTCTCACATGCCTTTCAAAGCAAATTCAAAAAGTACCTTTAGCAATACAAGGTTTCTGTGATCTTCTGTCCCACTTGTCTCATGTGTTTCAAAGCAAATTCAAAAAGTACCTTTAGCAATACAAGGTTTCTGTGATCTTCTGTCCCACTTGTCTTGTCCTATTCTATTCTTACTTGTCCTTTgtttaagaatattaaaaatatattttggtcaaaaaataaaataatgtaaataaatatattttttaaataattaatattactagTGCCTTATAACTTCATATATATGCAATATTATCATAAACTTTTGTATtactctaatttttatttataactaatatatttttgttgatttctaGGTTGGTAACTGATATTCCTGCAACAACTGGCGCATCCTTTGGTTAGTGTCTCAACTAAAAACCTCCcataattccaaaaaaaaaatatatatatatataagccatgtaataaattaagaaattaaaccctaaaataattaaaacaattgaAACAACACTCGATCTTTATCACAAAATTTACAATCCTAAAGTTCATCCTGTACTTTAACTGAACATATTCACAAATTATGGTTTCACGTCAAtgataatcaaaattcaaatatataatacttgcGTGTGAAATCCAACTGCCCTAAATAAGATTTTTCTCTCGAATCTCGTACTTtgagaatattattattttctctgtCTTTACGTATTCATACGTGTTTAATTTCTCTTATCTCCTTTATGTGTTTGTGCGTGTTCAATTTCTCTTCCCCCCCCCCATCTCTTTTTAGTCaaacctttttatttttcaagagtgtttgtctaattttatttaaaagaccttataagttaaaaatgttagatcttatttaaaaaataagttcattgagtgtttgaataaaataatattatgaaactTATGTAATAaatctctaattaattttattactatttttttaaataaacttataaattcCTGAcgtatcataatttataaactctCTAACATCTTACAAGAACTTATAAGTTGatccaaacaccctcttagcCCAACATGATTAAGAGCCACTACTAACAATTGTGGAGGTATCCCACAGTAGTTATAATGGTGGAGAAGGTATATTTTCTCCACCTTCTTTCCTAAGTGGTAGCATCCTCTGCTTTTTATCCTTATCATGTCCAGCTTAAAAGAGTTTGATAAAATGACATTTAACCAAATTTATGTACCAATCAACAAAAAcccattatttttcataactcATTTTCTATGAGTTCATGAgttttggaagaaaattttacggataattatatttataccatctgatttatagtttatttatacaGAATTACAcctattttttacataattacaaaaatcaaccTTGATAGATGAAAAACAGGGGTAGTTTGTGTTatgatgttgatgtttttGGGGAgggtatatgtgtaattttttttagaatctGGAGATGGTTTTGTGTACAGGATGTCGATGTTCTTGATGGGTGTatgagtaatttattttaaaaaacaggAGTGTTGgtttgtaattatcccaaaatattaatatggaTCATGTTTGtagaaaaaatagtaaatattatGGGTAGATCATGGCACGATACAGTGTCTCAATGTCGATTGACCAGAATTCACACTGTTTGGTATTAATTTGTGATGCAGGTCAGGAGATTGTGTGCTATGAGAATCCTCGGCCGTCGATGGGGATACACCGTTTCGTCTTCGTGCTGTTCCGACAGCTGGGGCGACAGACGGTGTATGCACCGGGATGGCGTCAGAATTTCAACACTAGGGACTTTGCGGAGCTCTACAATCTCGGCTCTCCAGTGGCCGCCGTCTACTATAATTGCCAAAGGGAGAGTGGCACCGGCGGGAGAAGACGATgaatccaaatttaaataaaaataaatatccaaaTTACCTAagtctataatttaaatattaatctaaTCGAGTGATGCTCACTTAGacgtctatatatatatataaatattaagttgtgTTACCAATCTTGGTATAATCAACTACTATTAAGAGATCTTTCTCTTCAATTCGCTCTTTTTTGTAACGAAAactttgtaataaataaatattaaataaaaggaataaaaatcTTTATACGTAATTTCTCTCAAGATATGATAATGTATatgtaaatacaatttaaatttgtacGATTTATCATTAGTGCCATCACATCGTTACAAACACTAGTcgatattttcaaataagtcTATACAAATCACGACAAAACTctatagataaaattaatgggagcatttataaattttaacaaacttTAGGGATAATAATGttgagaataaaatttaaattattaatatttattttctcgaCGTCATCTTTACTTACGATGGTATgatggaacaaaaaataaagttacaactttataatatttggatggaaaaaaaatattacgaaTGACTAAACGATGAGgtagacaaaaataattagcacaatttcacaaattttagGTGTCTATGTTGCTAGACTCCCCatcaaatcaatcaatcaacaaATATACACGTAAACTTAGATATATTTCATCTGTACAATCGATTatgaaattgtaaatttaaatatcataacggttaattttacaataattatctcataattaattatattataataaattatgcaaTCCTGGGATCAAACTGAACTGAGAGTTGAGATTGAGTGGAGAAGGATGATGTTATAATTCAAACATCCACAAATTGTGGGCATTTGCTTTTGAAGATGATATTGTACGATGTAAAGGTTGTTGCTCCACTACAATATACTCTGCCTTTTGTCggaaaatttaatgtaaaaaataaaagatgggCCTGGAGTTGGGCCTTGATTTGAGAGTGGCGGCCCATTGCCCAAAATTTTAGGCGCCAAAAGCAGAAATATTTGGAGCCCATTTTTTCTGCCACTTGGCGGGAActgattttaataaaattgaaattccgccgtaataataataatattattgttttttaggGAAGAGTATCATacaatttttgtatttcttcacTGCTGAAAATTGGAGTAGCTGTAGAAATCTCAATCTCGAGTTCCGAGAAATCGATTTCGTTGTTCAGTTCTGAGTAGTGGTAATTGAAACCCTTTCCTCTCTTGATTTCTCATTTGATTTCTGGAGAAAAATGTTATAAgatgatggaggaaaatcATTTTGGTGTAATGGGATTTGGGTTTTCTGTATAATCTGCAGAGTGGTAGGGAATTTGTTTTTAAGAGTTATATAGAAAAACCCTCTTTTAGTTCGGTCGATTCGGTTCAAATTGGGGTCATTTTCGGGGGAAATATGTTGAGAGTCTGAGATTTTTGATTTGGGTTTCTCTTTTTTGGTTCATTTGTTTAATCGTTGCACGAATGGGAGACGAAGAAGTTCGTGTTCTTTTCTGGGGCCTGTCTTACGTTTGTACAAACAATTGATTCGTTGCATGCAGCAATGGGGGAAGTTGAACCGATGCACATTGACGGTCCAGATCAGAAGAAGAAGTCAGtgaagagaaaaagagtgGAGCCATGTTTATACACACCAAGctctgaagaaaaacaagcGAAAATTAAGGCATTCCGTGATGAAATTAACAGCCTTGTCAGATTCTGTAAAGATGTGCTCCTCGAAAGTAGAGGGGCGTTGTTGGACAATGTGGAGAAAGTTGGGAATTCTTCTTTGAATAGtgtaattgcatttttaatgGAAGAGAGCGTTCTTCCTTTGTCAAAGCTCGTGGATGAGATTTTTGAGAAAGTTAAGGGCAGAACTGGAGATGTTGATGGTGTTAGTAAGGCTAGTGTGAAGAGTGCTGTGCTTATAATTGGGCAGAGATTATGCTATGGCGTGACTACTGCAGATGCTGATATTTTGGAGGATGATGCTGAGTGCGCACTATGGTGTTGGGAGGTGTAATTTTCAGTTCACTAACTATTTTATGATCATTTCCTGTTGGGagtaattgattttttggttatatttttttgtgcaaTTGTGCTAGACTGTATGTGggattacattttattttgtcacttctatttaatttttattgttgcGATGTGCTTGCTTGTTTAAGGAAATATGCTATTCAATTTAGTGCTGGGATGCTGGATATGCATTGTGGTTGGCTTTTGGGTTCATTATGGTAATAAGCCATTTTGGTAATGATAAGGTATTTGAGATATTAAAATGGGAGTTATGTTTTCCTCTTTTTGGAGGATCAAAAGGTTGTaagaattgaatttaaatatttcctTAGGCAGAAGAATCTAAATTATGGAGCTCTAGTTTGAAATTTGGAGTAAGCTTGTTTTGTATTGAGAGCTTCATTTGGATGTTACAAGAGAAGCCCTATTTATTATCCTTTGGAGGATCAAAGGGTTGGgagaattgaatttgaattgttCTTTCAGTAGAAGAATTTGAGTTATGTGGTTGTAATTGGAAAGTCTAGGCATATATATGTGAGTTTCATTTGTTGTTCCATTAGTTTATCTCTCTGCTGGGTGCCATATTTAAGATTCCACAcaattcaacaacttataattCTAGAGGTTTTTGTCTATGCTTAGCAGTTTTTTCATGTGTCTATAACtctattatattcttttaatgaTCTAGATTGAATATAAGACTTGCTCTTTTATCTTACTCTTGGATTTATGCTTCTTTGGTTTTTGACAAGTGTAGTATTGTTTTACtgaattcttttcttctttatagACAAGAGATCTGAAGTTGATGCCTAAATTAGTGCGTGCATCTCTGAAAGTTCGGCGAACTTGTCGGAAAAAGATTCAAGAGAGGATTATGG
The window above is part of the Sesamum indicum cultivar Zhongzhi No. 13 linkage group LG7, S_indicum_v1.0, whole genome shotgun sequence genome. Proteins encoded here:
- the LOC105166880 gene encoding protein HEADING DATE 3A codes for the protein MPRDRDPLVVGRVVGDVLDPFTRSVGLRVIYSSREVSNGCEFRPSQVLNQPRVDVGGDDLRTFFTLVMVDPDAPSPSDPSLREYLHWLVTDIPATTGASFGQEIVCYENPRPSMGIHRFVFVLFRQLGRQTVYAPGWRQNFNTRDFAELYNLGSPVAAVYYNCQRESGTGGRRR